Proteins from a single region of Rhea pennata isolate bPtePen1 chromosome 4, bPtePen1.pri, whole genome shotgun sequence:
- the UCHL1 gene encoding ubiquitin carboxyl-terminal hydrolase isozyme L1 translates to MAWQPMEINPEMLNKVLSRLGVGPGWRFVDVLGFEEEALGAVPAPACALLLLFPLTAQHENFRKQQTEEIKDQEISSKVYFLKQTVSNSCGTIGLIHAVANNKDKLKLDEGSALKKFLDETADLSPEERAKRFASNKAIQDVHNSVAQEGQCRVDDNSVNFHFILFVNVDGHLYELDGRMPFPVNHGTSSDDLLLKDSAKICRQFTEREKGEVRFSAVAFCKSA, encoded by the exons ATGGCGTGGCAGCCCATGGAGATCAACCCCGAG ATGCTGAACAAA GTGCTGTCCCGCCTGGGCGTGGGCCCCGGCTGGCGCTTCGTGGACGTGCTGGGCTTCGAGGAGGAGGCGCTGGGCGCCGTGCCGGCGCCGGCCTGCGCGCTGCTCCTGCTGTTCCCCCTCACGGCGCAG CATGAGAACTTCAGGAAACAACAGACTGAGGAAATAAAGGACCAAGAAATCAGTTCCAAGGtgtattttctgaagcagaCTGTTAGTAACTCCTGTGGGACAATTGGTCTGATACATGCAGTTGCTAATAACAAAGACAAACTGAAACTTG ATGAGGGATCTGCCCTGAAGAAGTTTCTTGATGAAACAGCTGACTTGTCTCCTGAAGAGAGAGCTAAGCGTTTTGCAAGTAATAAG GCCATACAAGATGTCCACAATTCTGTTGCACAAGAAGGACAATGTCGG GTTGATGACAACAGCGTGAACTTCCACTTCATCCTGTTTGTCAATGTGGATGGACATCTGTATGAATTGG ATGGGAGGATGCCATTTCCTGTAAACCATGGCACAAGTTCAGATGACTTGCTATTGAAG gaTTCTGCTAAGATATGCAGACAATTTACAGAACGTGAAAAAGGAGAAGTTCGTTTTTCTGCCGTGGCTTTCTGCAAGTCTGCCTGA